A window of the Dehalococcoidia bacterium genome harbors these coding sequences:
- a CDS encoding tail fiber domain-containing protein — translation NWYATIGGGVGNTASGDWATIGGGEGNTASWWYTTIGGGQFNTASGTLATIGGGQSNIASGTLATIGGGQSNTASGGAATIGGGERNTASWWYTTIGGGRYNTASADSATIGGGRYNTASADSATIGGGVGNTASGDWATIGGGQFNTASGTLATIGGGQSNTASGWSATIGGGQSNIASGAYATVPGGRGNTASGNYAFATGRRAQATHEGSFVWGDATDADVASSAPNQTTFRSTGGFRIFTNTALSTGVQVPAGGNSWASISDRALKDNLTPVDGQDVLRRLLGVPVYTYTLKSQDPSVKHMGPVAQDFARAFGLGEDERYIGSANADGVLMAALQGLALRLQEREAELARQKEEMDALKARLGTLEALVAALLTTSQRP, via the coding sequence ATAACTGGTATGCCACCATCGGCGGGGGCGTGGGCAACACCGCCAGCGGCGATTGGGCCACCATCGGCGGGGGCGAGGGCAACACCGCCAGCTGGTGGTACACCACCATCGGCGGGGGCCAGTTCAACACCGCCAGCGGCACTCTGGCCACCATCGGCGGGGGACAGAGCAACATCGCCAGCGGCACTCTGGCCACCATCGGCGGGGGACAGAGCAACACCGCCAGCGGCGGGGCTGCCACCATCGGCGGGGGCGAGCGCAACACCGCCAGCTGGTGGTACACCACCATCGGCGGGGGCCGTTACAACACCGCCAGCGCCGACTCTGCTACCATCGGCGGGGGCCGTTACAACACCGCCAGCGCCGACTCTGCTACCATCGGCGGGGGCGTGGGCAACACCGCCAGCGGCGATTGGGCCACCATCGGCGGGGGCCAGTTCAACACCGCCAGCGGCACTCTGGCCACCATCGGCGGGGGCCAGAGCAACACCGCCAGCGGATGGTCTGCTACCATCGGCGGGGGACAGAGCAACATCGCCAGCGGCGCCTATGCTACCGTCCCCGGAGGCAGGGGCAACACCGCCTCCGGTAACTACGCCTTCGCCACCGGCCGGCGGGCCCAAGCCACCCACGAGGGCTCCTTCGTCTGGGGCGACGCCACCGACGCCGATGTCGCCTCCTCCGCCCCCAACCAGACCACCTTCCGCTCCACAGGCGGCTTCCGCATCTTCACCAACACCGCCCTGTCCACCGGCGTCCAGGTGCCAGCGGGGGGCAACTCCTGGGCCTCCATCAGCGACCGCGCCCTCAAGGACAACCTGACCCCGGTGGATGGGCAGGATGTCCTGCGCCGTCTGCTGGGGGTGCCGGTGTATACCTACACCCTCAAGAGCCAGGACCCCTCAGTGAAGCACATGGGGCCGGTGGCCCAGGACTTCGCCCGTGCCTTCGGGCTGGGGGAGGACGAGCGCTACATCGGGAGCGCCAATGCCGACGGGGTGCTGATGGCAGCTTTGCAAGGCCTGGCCCTGCGCCTGCAGGAGCGGGAGGCCGAACTGGCCCGCCAGAAGGAGGAGATGGACGCCTTGAAGGCTCGTCTCGGCACCCTAGAGGCCCTCGTTGCCGCCCTGCTGACGACCAGCCAACGGCCCTAG
- a CDS encoding decaprenyl-phosphate phosphoribosyltransferase, producing MYPRDNPHGETTTVSVPAVRSVGLRAWALVRALRPKQWAKNILVFLPFAFSVHERWSPDQPGEAALLLGQASLTFLLFCLLSSAVYLVNDAVDAPRDRLHPRKRYRPIASGALPVGVAWIAAGLLAVAGVAGSFVLGPGLGGVALIYLASTTAYTFLLKRLVLLDVMALSAGYILRAVAGAVALAAPISPWLYVVTGLGALLIGIGKRRNELALAQGSASHQRPVLGQYTLPLLDQLLAIAATSTLVAYILYTFTAPNAPRNHALMLTIPFVLFGLFRYLYLVYSRNMGEAPEDVLLTDKPILIAVGLWLLTAVVVLGLMR from the coding sequence GTGTATCCCAGGGACAACCCCCACGGGGAGACGACAACAGTCAGCGTTCCCGCCGTCCGCAGCGTCGGGCTGCGCGCCTGGGCGCTGGTGCGTGCCCTGCGCCCCAAACAGTGGGCCAAAAACATCCTCGTCTTCCTCCCCTTCGCCTTCAGCGTCCACGAACGGTGGAGCCCCGACCAGCCAGGGGAGGCCGCCCTCCTGCTCGGCCAGGCGTCCCTCACCTTTCTCCTCTTCTGCCTGCTCTCCTCGGCCGTCTACCTGGTCAACGACGCCGTGGATGCCCCGCGCGACCGCCTCCATCCCCGCAAGCGCTATCGCCCCATCGCCTCGGGGGCACTCCCCGTAGGGGTAGCGTGGATTGCGGCGGGCCTGTTAGCCGTTGCTGGCGTTGCGGGCTCCTTTGTGCTGGGCCCGGGGCTGGGAGGGGTCGCCTTGATCTACCTGGCCTCCACCACCGCCTACACCTTCCTCCTGAAGCGCCTGGTGCTCCTGGATGTGATGGCCCTCAGCGCGGGCTACATCCTGCGGGCGGTGGCCGGGGCGGTGGCTCTGGCCGCCCCCATCTCCCCGTGGCTCTATGTGGTAACGGGTCTGGGGGCCCTCCTTATCGGCATCGGCAAACGGCGTAATGAACTGGCCCTGGCGCAAGGCTCCGCCTCCCACCAGCGCCCCGTCCTGGGGCAGTATACGCTCCCCCTCCTGGATCAACTCCTGGCTATCGCCGCCACCTCCACCCTGGTGGCCTACATCCTCTACACCTTCACCGCCCCCAACGCCCCCCGCAACCACGCCCTTATGCTCACCATCCCCTTCGTGCTGTTCGGCCTCTTTCGCTACCTCTACCTGGTCTACTCCCGCAACATGGGCGAGGCCCCCGAGGATGTGCTCCTCACCGATAAGCCCATCCTCATCGCCGTGGGGCTGTGGCTCCTAACGGCCGTTGTGGTGCTGGGGCTGATGCGCTAA
- a CDS encoding LLM class flavin-dependent oxidoreductase, which yields MVRFGLYVIPQHPVTDSPVRRFREAMHQVRLARDAGFDAIATGQHFLSPPYQSLQAVPFLARLAAETGTMRLVTGVLLLSMLNPVEVAESVATLDIISEGRVIFGVGLGYRDIEYEAFGVERRHRVGRFLEALDLVKRLWTQPQVTFESQHFRVREAVCTIRPLQKPYPPIWIAANNDSAILRAARLGHPWFINPHAALPTIERQMALYRQEVQRAGHTPPADIPLGRELFIAPTREEAWRLARPYLEGKYRAYAEWGQDRALPGQESFQVPFEELARERFILGTPEDAIAEIERYHQRLGANFFLFRVQWPGMENYHTLRVIELFGLHVIPYFRKKYGG from the coding sequence ATGGTGCGCTTTGGTCTGTATGTGATTCCCCAGCATCCGGTAACGGACTCCCCGGTGCGGCGGTTTCGGGAGGCGATGCACCAGGTGCGCCTGGCGCGGGATGCCGGCTTTGATGCCATCGCCACGGGCCAACATTTCCTCTCTCCGCCCTACCAGAGCCTCCAAGCCGTTCCTTTCCTGGCCCGTCTGGCAGCCGAGACGGGGACCATGCGCCTGGTAACGGGGGTGCTTCTGCTCTCCATGCTCAACCCTGTGGAGGTGGCGGAGAGCGTGGCCACTTTGGACATCATCAGCGAGGGGAGGGTGATTTTCGGGGTGGGGTTGGGCTACCGGGACATTGAGTATGAGGCGTTCGGGGTGGAGCGCCGCCATCGCGTCGGGCGGTTTCTAGAGGCGTTAGACCTGGTGAAGCGCCTGTGGACCCAGCCCCAGGTAACCTTTGAAAGCCAGCACTTCCGCGTGCGGGAGGCGGTGTGCACCATCCGTCCCCTGCAGAAGCCCTATCCCCCCATTTGGATTGCCGCCAATAACGACAGTGCTATCCTGCGGGCGGCGCGCCTGGGGCACCCGTGGTTCATCAATCCCCACGCTGCCCTGCCCACCATAGAGCGTCAGATGGCCCTCTATCGGCAGGAGGTGCAGAGGGCGGGCCACACCCCGCCCGCCGACATCCCCCTGGGGCGGGAACTGTTCATTGCCCCCACGCGGGAGGAGGCGTGGCGCTTGGCCCGCCCCTACTTGGAGGGCAAATACCGCGCCTATGCCGAGTGGGGGCAGGACCGGGCCTTGCCGGGGCAGGAGTCCTTCCAGGTGCCCTTTGAGGAGTTGGCGCGGGAACGCTTCATTTTGGGCACTCCCGAGGACGCTATCGCTGAGATAGAGCGCTACCACCAGCGTTTGGGGGCCAACTTCTTCCTCTTTCGGGTGCAGTGGCCGGGGATGGAGAACTACCACACCCTGCGGGTGATAGAACTGTTCGGTCTGCACGTTATCCCCTACTTCCGCAAGAAATACGGCGGGTAG
- a CDS encoding PH domain-containing protein, protein MPARWFRPHIDWWLLVFPVGMLGVMFVLVLVLERGQDRLVGLFITGLGLAVVGGLFWGSGYQVESDRLVVRVGVFRWTVPLEGVHRVRRGGWVHLSSSFRVMRLRGAFSHRNLVLEVKGRFWHEVVVSPADERGFLETLRTYAPHIRIEVTP, encoded by the coding sequence ATGCCAGCGCGCTGGTTCCGCCCGCACATTGATTGGTGGCTCCTGGTGTTCCCGGTGGGCATGCTGGGGGTGATGTTTGTGCTTGTTTTGGTGCTGGAGCGGGGCCAGGATCGGCTGGTGGGGCTGTTCATCACGGGGTTGGGGTTGGCTGTGGTGGGGGGATTGTTCTGGGGATCGGGTTACCAGGTGGAGAGCGACCGCTTGGTGGTGCGTGTGGGGGTGTTCCGCTGGACAGTGCCTTTAGAGGGGGTGCATCGGGTGCGCAGGGGCGGCTGGGTGCACCTGTCGTCTTCGTTTCGTGTGATGCGCTTGCGGGGGGCCTTCTCCCACCGCAACCTGGTGCTGGAGGTCAAAGGACGCTTTTGGCACGAGGTGGTGGTGAGCCCCGCCGACGAGCGGGGCTTCCTGGAGACCCTGCGCACCTATGCCCCCCACATCCGGATAGAGGTGACGCCCTAG
- a CDS encoding PLP-dependent aminotransferase family protein, whose product MCPFRYEGLFSQRTPAPVRRAPTHARYDFAVAYPDPDLLPLDDLAQAMAQALQAEGRSLALYPPAMGHEGLRDLIVEKLAEDRGIRTDRDHVLLTSGSMQGLNLIFEALLDPGDIVLTEDFFYLGTLRSLRRFGARVIGIPCDQQGMRMDALEETLATLKRFGLRPKLLYTIPTFQNPQGSELPVERRRRLIELAHAYGFPILEDDCYVDLRIEGDNIPAIASLPGADGAVLYASSFSKIVAPGVRLGWVVAPTEVMERLTTIKLDAGTNHLAAMVVYRYLREHRKPHVQELIDGLRRKRDAMLSALGEAFGPRAQWSRPRGGMYIWVRLREGADTAAVQEKALQAGVSYYNGSLFSPEGKGKNCLRLCFAYPKLEDIYEGVRVLGRFFEREGLL is encoded by the coding sequence ATGTGTCCCTTCCGCTATGAGGGTCTTTTCAGCCAGCGCACACCTGCCCCGGTGCGCCGTGCCCCCACCCACGCCCGCTACGACTTTGCTGTGGCCTACCCGGACCCTGACCTGCTCCCCTTGGACGATTTGGCCCAGGCCATGGCTCAGGCTCTACAGGCGGAGGGGCGCTCCCTGGCCCTTTATCCCCCCGCCATGGGACACGAAGGCCTGCGTGACCTCATTGTGGAGAAACTGGCGGAGGACCGGGGCATCCGCACCGACCGCGACCATGTGCTCTTGACCAGCGGGTCTATGCAGGGGTTGAACCTGATCTTTGAGGCGCTGCTGGACCCGGGTGATATTGTGTTGACGGAGGACTTCTTCTACCTGGGCACTTTGCGCTCCCTGCGGCGGTTTGGGGCGCGGGTCATCGGCATCCCCTGCGACCAGCAGGGGATGCGCATGGACGCCTTGGAGGAGACCCTGGCCACACTCAAGCGCTTCGGGTTGAGGCCCAAACTGCTGTATACCATCCCCACCTTCCAAAACCCCCAGGGGAGTGAGTTGCCCGTGGAGCGTCGGCGCCGTCTGATAGAACTGGCCCACGCCTACGGCTTTCCCATTCTGGAGGACGATTGTTATGTGGATCTGCGCATAGAGGGGGACAACATTCCCGCCATCGCCAGTTTGCCGGGGGCGGATGGGGCGGTGCTGTACGCCAGTTCCTTCTCCAAGATCGTGGCTCCGGGGGTGCGCTTGGGGTGGGTGGTGGCTCCTACGGAGGTCATGGAGCGTCTGACGACCATCAAGTTGGACGCGGGCACCAACCACCTGGCGGCGATGGTGGTTTACCGCTATCTACGGGAGCACCGTAAACCCCATGTGCAGGAGTTGATTGATGGCCTGCGGCGCAAGCGGGATGCCATGCTGTCCGCTTTGGGGGAGGCTTTTGGCCCGCGGGCCCAGTGGAGTCGCCCGCGAGGTGGGATGTACATCTGGGTGCGCCTGCGGGAGGGGGCCGATACGGCCGCCGTCCAGGAGAAGGCGCTGCAGGCGGGTGTCAGTTACTACAACGGGAGCCTGTTCTCCCCCGAGGGGAAGGGGAAGAACTGCCTGCGCCTCTGCTTCGCCTACCCCAAGCTGGAGGATATCTACGAAGGGGTGCGGGTGTTGGGGCGCTTCTTTGAGCGAGAGGGGCTCCTGTAA
- the aceB gene encoding malate synthase A, translating into MTTGVIVLGKMTPAATHILTPEAQAFLADLAREFEAGRRALLQARVARQAEVDQGHLPDFRPETRGIREQPWRVPPAPKDLLNRRVEITGPTDRKMFINALNSGANIYMTDFEDAHSPAWEPTLEGQLNIYEGVRRTISFQEADGRVYRLNPETATLCVRPRGIHLPERHLLVDGQPIAGFLFDVGLFLFHNAHALLERGSGPYLYIPKLQGHLEARWVNQVLDYAEERLGLPKGCIRVTVLIEHIWATFEMEEILYQLRSRITGLNLGRWDYIFSVIKTFRAHPWALLPDRSAVTMTTPFLKAAAEMLVAVCHKRGAHALGGMSAYIPRRGDPGANERALAQVRADKEREAAQGFDGAWVAHPDLVPVVREVFDRAFSGPHQLDRIPEVRVTARDLLDLPKGDITEAGVRNNISVSLLYLQSWLLGRGAAAIYNLMEDTATAEIARSQIWQWLHFRARLADGRIVTPALYYTLRTEEAQKILQAQGHAQAEALSKAVDILDSLVTSPDCVEFLTLPAYRALG; encoded by the coding sequence ATGACCACCGGCGTCATTGTCTTGGGCAAGATGACCCCCGCTGCCACGCACATCCTCACCCCCGAGGCGCAGGCCTTTTTGGCCGACCTGGCCCGGGAGTTTGAAGCGGGGCGCCGCGCCCTTTTACAGGCCCGCGTGGCGCGCCAAGCCGAAGTCGACCAAGGCCACCTGCCCGATTTCCGCCCCGAAACCCGCGGCATCCGCGAACAGCCCTGGCGCGTGCCCCCTGCCCCCAAAGACCTCCTCAACCGCCGCGTGGAAATCACCGGCCCCACCGACCGTAAGATGTTCATCAACGCCCTCAACTCGGGGGCCAATATCTACATGACCGACTTCGAGGACGCCCACTCCCCCGCCTGGGAGCCAACCCTGGAGGGGCAACTGAACATCTATGAAGGGGTGCGCCGCACCATCTCCTTTCAAGAGGCCGATGGGCGTGTCTACCGCCTCAACCCCGAGACCGCTACCCTGTGCGTGCGCCCCCGGGGCATCCACCTTCCCGAACGCCACCTGCTGGTGGACGGTCAACCCATCGCGGGCTTCCTGTTTGATGTGGGCCTGTTCCTGTTCCACAACGCCCACGCCCTCCTGGAGCGGGGGTCGGGGCCGTATCTGTACATCCCCAAACTGCAGGGGCACCTGGAGGCCCGCTGGGTCAACCAGGTGCTGGACTACGCCGAGGAACGCCTGGGCCTCCCCAAAGGGTGCATCCGCGTCACGGTGCTCATTGAGCACATCTGGGCCACCTTTGAGATGGAGGAAATCCTCTACCAACTGCGCTCCCGCATCACGGGCCTTAACCTGGGACGGTGGGACTACATCTTCAGCGTCATCAAGACCTTCCGCGCCCACCCCTGGGCACTCCTGCCCGACCGCTCCGCCGTGACCATGACCACCCCCTTCCTGAAGGCGGCGGCGGAGATGCTGGTGGCCGTGTGCCACAAGCGGGGTGCCCATGCCCTCGGAGGCATGTCCGCCTACATCCCCCGCCGGGGCGACCCGGGTGCTAACGAGCGCGCCCTCGCCCAGGTGCGCGCCGACAAGGAGCGGGAGGCCGCGCAAGGCTTTGACGGCGCATGGGTTGCCCACCCAGACCTCGTCCCCGTTGTGCGGGAGGTCTTTGACCGCGCCTTCTCCGGCCCCCACCAGCTGGACCGCATCCCGGAGGTGCGCGTCACCGCCCGCGACCTGCTGGACCTCCCCAAAGGCGACATCACCGAGGCCGGCGTGCGCAACAACATCAGTGTCTCCCTGCTCTACCTGCAGTCGTGGCTGTTGGGACGCGGGGCGGCGGCCATCTACAACCTCATGGAGGACACCGCCACCGCCGAAATCGCCCGCTCCCAGATTTGGCAGTGGCTCCACTTCCGGGCGCGCCTGGCCGATGGGCGCATCGTTACCCCCGCCCTGTACTACACCCTGCGCACCGAGGAGGCCCAGAAAATCCTTCAGGCCCAGGGCCACGCCCAGGCCGAGGCCCTCTCCAAGGCCGTAGACATTTTGGACTCCCTGGTCACCTCCCCCGACTGCGTGGAGTTCCTCACCCTCCCCGCCTATCGCGCCCTGGGGTAA
- the erpA gene encoding iron-sulfur cluster insertion protein ErpA: MVTPTKPLTITITPKAAEKVRYFAEKEGLQEFGLRVAVKGGGCSGLMYTLSLEKEPRPEDKVIEQHGIRLFVDKKSYVFLAGTTLDFTDGLNGKGFVFQNPNAKSVCGCGNSFSV; the protein is encoded by the coding sequence ATGGTAACGCCTACCAAGCCGCTCACCATCACCATCACACCCAAGGCCGCCGAGAAGGTTCGCTACTTCGCCGAGAAGGAGGGCCTGCAGGAGTTCGGCCTCCGGGTGGCCGTCAAGGGCGGGGGATGCTCGGGCTTGATGTACACCCTCTCCCTGGAAAAGGAACCCCGCCCCGAGGACAAGGTCATTGAACAGCACGGCATCCGCCTCTTTGTGGATAAAAAGTCGTATGTTTTCCTAGCGGGCACCACCCTGGACTTCACCGACGGCCTCAACGGGAAGGGCTTCGTATTCCAAAACCCCAACGCCAAAAGCGTCTGTGGGTGTGGCAACTCCTTCTCCGTCTAG
- a CDS encoding response regulator transcription factor, with product MERVAPGPISVLIVDDHALFREGIKTVLSSQPDIQVVGEAGTGQEGIALARTLRPDVVLMDVRLPDMDGLEAARAVHTAVPTCRVIILTGLDDPEYLKRALLAGAAGYRLKSVSPESLVRDIRTIMDGGSIVDASLWPALVKALAASGPPLTPEEGQRIAALTPTEREVLRRMAQGQSNAQIAQDLHYSEGTVKNMIGRIFAKLGVGDRAQAVYLATRAGII from the coding sequence ATGGAGCGGGTGGCGCCTGGCCCTATCTCCGTTTTGATTGTGGATGACCACGCCCTCTTTCGGGAGGGCATAAAAACGGTGCTGAGCAGTCAGCCCGACATACAAGTGGTGGGGGAGGCCGGGACGGGGCAGGAGGGTATTGCCTTGGCCCGCACCCTGCGGCCGGATGTGGTGCTGATGGATGTGCGCCTCCCGGATATGGATGGGCTGGAGGCGGCGCGGGCGGTGCACACGGCGGTGCCCACCTGTCGTGTGATTATCCTCACGGGGTTAGACGACCCCGAGTATCTGAAACGGGCCCTTTTGGCAGGGGCGGCGGGCTATCGGCTCAAAAGCGTCTCTCCCGAAAGCCTGGTGCGGGACATCCGTACCATTATGGACGGGGGGAGCATCGTGGATGCGTCCTTATGGCCGGCGTTGGTGAAGGCGCTGGCGGCATCTGGGCCACCCCTGACCCCAGAGGAGGGACAGCGCATCGCTGCGTTGACCCCTACCGAGCGGGAGGTGCTCCGACGGATGGCCCAGGGCCAGTCCAACGCCCAGATCGCGCAAGACCTGCACTACTCGGAGGGGACAGTGAAAAACATGATTGGGCGCATCTTCGCCAAACTGGGGGTGGGGGATAGGGCCCAGGCGGTTTACCTGGCCACGCGGGCAGGTATCATTTAA